A genomic region of Oryza glaberrima chromosome 1, OglaRS2, whole genome shotgun sequence contains the following coding sequences:
- the LOC127778708 gene encoding auxin-responsive protein SAUR71-like, whose amino-acid sequence MAMARGRKERAPRGYVPILIGGQGEERERILVRTEQLKQPHFLALLDLAVQEFGYEQRGILCIPCTTKAFRSIVGAATPTAAAVAGGEIKS is encoded by the coding sequence atggcgatggcgagggggaggaaggagagggcgcCGCGAGGGTACGTGCCGATCCTGATCGGCGGgcagggggaggagagggagaggatccTGGTGCGCACGGAGCAGCTCAAGCAGCCGCACTTCCTCGCGCTGCTCGACCTCGCGGTGCAGGAGTTCGGCTACGAGCAGCGGGGGATTCTCTGCATCCCCTGCACCACCAAGGCCTTCCGTTCCATCGTCGGTGCAGccacgcccaccgccgccgccgtcgccggcggcgagatcaAGTCATGA
- the LOC127785316 gene encoding G-type lectin S-receptor-like serine/threonine-protein kinase At2g19130: MPPLLYNLFVLIVVFLGGGAPACSAATDTVKPGHVVGGKDKVVSNNGKFALGFFKAPAPNQEKWFLGIWFNTVPNRTTSVDHPTDTLLPGAKLGRDKLTGLNRRLVSKKSMAGPSPGAYCFEVDEDTPQLVLKLCNSSVTYWSSGPWNGQYFTGIPELIGNSPGFHLGFFDNSREEYLQFNVSNEAVVTRNFIDVDGRNKQQVWLDSSQSWLTLYSNPKVQCDVYGVCGAFSVCSFSLLPLCSCMKGFTVGSVKDWEQGDQTGGCVRKNQLDCVGSNTSSSDSTDKFYSMSDIILPDKAESMQDVDSSDECMKVCLNNCSCTAYSYGSKGCLVWHTELLNAKLQQQNSNGEIMYLRLSARDMQRSKKRRVIIGVVVGACAAGLAVLMFILMFIIRRNKDKNRSENYGSLVAFRYKDLRSATKNFSEKIGEGGFGSVFRGQLRDSTGIAVKRLDGRSQGDKQFRAEVRSIGTIQHINLVNLIGFCSDGDSRFLVYEHMPNRSLDTHLFQSNGKFLDWNTRYQIALGVARGLCYLHESCHDRIIHCDIKPQNILLDASFLPKVADFGMAKFVGRDFSRALTTMRGTIGYLAPEWISGTAITPKVDVYSYGMVLLELVSGRRNSARSEEECTTTTTTSTSTDSDGNYSVYFPVQASRKLLDGDVMSLLDQKLCGEADLKEVERVCKIGCWCIQEDEVDRPTMGQVVQILEGVLDCDMPPLPRLLQRIFERPSSVSTSTPVFLFVGSPERQ; encoded by the exons ATGCCTCCTCTTCTGTATAACCTCTTCGTGCtcatcgtcgtcttcctcggcggcggtgctccggcgtgTTCAGCCGCGACGGACACCGTCAAGCCTGGCCATGTCGTCGGCGGCAAGGACAAGGTCGTCTCCAACAACGGCAAGTTCGCGCTCGGCTTCTTCAAAGCCCCGGCTCCAAACCAAGAGAAATGGTTCCTGGGCATATGGTTCAACACGGTGCCCAACCGCACCACG AGCGTCGACCACCCGACCGACACGCTCCTCCCCGGCGCGAAGCTCGGCCGCGACAAGCTCACCGGCCTGAACCGCCGTCTCGTCTCCAAGAAGAGCATGGCCGGCCCGTCCCCCGGAGCCTACTGCTTCGAGGTAGACGAAGACACGCCTCAGCTCGTGCTCAAGCTCTGCAATTCGTCTGTCACCTACTGGTCCAGTGGACCATGGAATGGTCAGTACTTCACTGGCATCCCTGAGCTGATCGGCAATTCACCTGGCTTTCACCTTGGGTTCTTCGACAACAGCAGAGAGGAATATCTCCAGTTCAATGTGTCAAATGAAGCTGTGGTGACACGCAACTTCATCGACGTCGATGGCCGGAACAAGCAGCAGGTTTGGCTGGACAGCTCGCAGTCTTGGCTGACGCTGTACTCCAATCCGAAGGTTCAGTGTGATGTGTACGGTGTATGTGGGGCTTTCTCGGTCTGCAGTTTCAGTTTGCTTCCACTCTGCAGCTGCATGAAGGGATTCACTGTTGGATCAGTGAAGGATTGGGAGCAAGGCGATCAAACTGGTGGATGTGTGAGAAAGAATCAGTTGGATTGTGTAGGTAGCAACACGAGTTCATCAGATTCAACTGATAAGTTCTACTCCATGTCTGATATCATCTTGCCTGACAAAGCTGAAAGCATGCAGGATGTTGACAGTTCAGATGAATGCATGAAGGTTTGtctgaataattgctcttgcaCTGCTTATTCATATGGCAGTAAAGGTTGCCTTGTTTGGCACACTGAATTGCTCAATGCAAAACTGCAGCAGCAGAATTCCAATGGAGAAATCATGTATCTCCGTCTCTCAGCAAGAGATATGCAGAGAAGCAAGAAACGTAGAGTGATAATCGGTGTCGTCGTTGGTGCATGCGCTGCTGGTTTGGCTGTGCTGATGTTCATTTTGATGTTCATCATCAGGAGGAACAAAGACAAGAACAGGAGTGAAAATTATGGTAGCCTCGTGGCTTTCAGATACAAAGATTTGCGTTCTGCAACCAAAAACTTTTCTGAAAAGATTGGCGAAGGCGGATTCGGCTCCGTCTTCAGGGGACAACTGCGTGATTCTACCGGCATAGCTGTGAAAAGACTCGACGGTAGATCACAAGGAGATAAGCAATTCAGAGCTGAAGTGAGATCGATCGGAACCATCCAACACATCAACTTGGTTAATCTGATTGGCTTCTGCAGTGACGGCGACAGTAGGTTTCTTGTCTACGAACACATGCCAAATCGATCTCTTGACACACATCTGTTTCAAAGCAATGGCAAGTTCTTGGACTGGAACACTCGCTACCAGATAGCTCTTGGAGTTGCCAGAGGCTTGTGCTACTTGCACGAGAGCTGCCATGATCGAATCATCCACTGCGACATCAAACCGCAAAACATACTACTCGACGCATCGTTTCTTCCCAAGGTCGCGGATTTTGGGATGGCAAAGTTTGTAGGGAGAGATTTCAGCAGAGCACTCACCACCATGAGAGGAACCATAGGTTATCTTGCGCCTGAATGGATTAGTGGAACAGCAATTACACCGAAAGTAGATGTTTACAGCTATGGAATGGTGCTGCTTGAGCTAGTGTCAGGCAGGAGGAACTCAGCCAGATCAGAAGAAGAATGcactactactaccactactTCTACATCCACTGACTCTGATGGCAACTATTCTGTCTACTTCCCTGTGCAAGCTTCAAGGAAGCTTCTAGATGGAGATGTGATGAGCTTGCTGGACCAGAAGCTGTGTGGTGAAGCGGACTTGAAGGAGGTTGAGAGAGTGTGCAAGATCGGTTGCTGGTGCATTCAAGAGGATGAGGTTGATCGGCCGACGATGGGTCAAGTGGTCCAGATTCTTGAGGGTGTCTTGGACTGCGACATGCCTCCGTTGCCGAGGTTGCTTCAGAGAATCTTTGAGAGGCCGTCTTCAGTTAGCACCAGCACACCAGTTTTCCTTTTTGTCGGTAGCCCTGAACGCCAATGA